One Coregonus clupeaformis isolate EN_2021a chromosome 33, ASM2061545v1, whole genome shotgun sequence DNA window includes the following coding sequences:
- the LOC121549213 gene encoding acyl-coenzyme A thioesterase 1-like — protein sequence MFAQWWCRDVLSKTKPSFLRFHTTSMRSISQQVRVRLLPSPRCFFDEPVHVKVDGLSPHQKVGLRSKLRDDKGIIFRASALYSADSKGQVDLCLSPSLGGSYTGVEPMGLFWAMTPETPHSRLLKNNVLGSIMVDVDALHEDTGEILASKTNERQFMTEGMRRIPLGLKNGRIRGTLFLPPGPGPFPGILDVYTLGGGISEVRASLLANKGFVVLALGYYGFQDLPKTMSKNLDLEYFEEAITFLRRQPQVQGPGIGILSISKSGELALSMASFLSGVSATAWINGCNANVMIPLHYKDLVIPPLMPVLENITLTPSSLLNIRDTIPAQTTERNRGSVIPIERSGSRFLFAASEDDMNWNSCLFAQQAAAQLRHHGKENFEVVTYPRAGHFLEVPYMPHYPSGFHAVLGKVVVFGGEAKANHEAQLDLWRRVQEFFRTHLKDSSNTAQKAKARL from the exons ATGTTTGCCCAATGGTGGTGTCGGGATGTTCTCTCAAAAACAAAACCATCGTTTCTACGGTTTCACACAACATCAATGCGGTCGATTTCGCAACAGGTTCGCGTCCGGCTTCTCCCCAGCCCTCGCTGTTTCTTCGACGAACCGGTGCACGTGAAGGTAGATGGGCTTTCTCCGCACCAGAAAGTGGGGTTGCGGTCCAAACTCAGGGACGATAAAGGGATCATCTTCAGAGCTTCCGCTCTGTACTCCGCAGATTCTAAAGGACAGGTGGACCTGTGCCTCTCTCCCTCGTTGGGCGGAAGTTATACAGGAGTTGAACCCATGGGCTTGTTTTGGGCCATGACGCCCGAGACTCCACACAGCAGACTATTGAAAAATAATGTGTTGGGTTCAATTATGGTTGATGTAGACGCGCTGCATGAGGACACAGGTGAGATCTTGGCATCAAAGACCAACGAGAGGCAGTTCATGACGGAAGGGATGAGGAGGATACCGTTGGGCTTGAAAAATGGGAGAATTCGGGGAACCCTCTTTCTACCACCGG GGCCAGGTCCATTTCCTGGTATACTGGATGTGTATACTCTGGGTGGAGGTATATCCGAGGTCCGGGCCAGTCTGCTGGCTAACAAAGGCTTTGTGGTTCTGGCGCTGGGCTACTATGGCTTCCAGGACCTGCCCAAAACCATGTCCAAAAACTTAGACCTGGAGTACTTTGAAGAGGCCATCACATTCCTGAGGAGACAGCCACAG GTCCAGGGTCCAGGAATAGGAATCCTGTCCATCTCTAAGAGTGGCGAACTGGCTCTGTCCATGGCCTCTTTTCTCTCTGGCGTCTCAGCGACAGCCTGGATCAATGGCTGCAACGCTAATGTCATGATACCACTGCACTACAAAGACCTCGTCATCCCTCCCCTCATGCCTGTCCTAGAGAACATCACCCTCACACCGTCCAGCCTTCTCAACATCCGAGACACCATTCCGGCTCAGACAACAGAAAGGAACCGCGGTTCCGTGATCCCGATAGAACGTTCCGGTTCTAGGTTCCTCTTCGCTGCCTCTGAGGACGACATGAACTGGAACAGCTGTCTCTTCGCCCAGCAGGCCGCCGCCCAGCTGAGGCATCATGGGAAGGAGAACTTTGAGGTGGTGACGTACCCCAGGGCGGGGCATTTCCTGGAGGTGCCCTACATGCCCCACTACCCTTCTGGCTTCCATGCTGTGCTGGGTAAAGTGGTGGTGTTTGGGGGAGAGGCTAAAGCCAACCATGAGGCTCAGCTGGACCTGTGGAGGAGGGTCCAGGAGTTCTTCAGGACACACCTGAAGGACAGCAGCAACACTGCCCAGAAAGCCAAAGCCAGGCTGTAA